A window of Malania oleifera isolate guangnan ecotype guangnan chromosome 2, ASM2987363v1, whole genome shotgun sequence genomic DNA:
ATATTGTAGAGAGAAGCAAAAGAAAGCATTTCTTCATTTTAATGTAGACCATTTGCTCAACTACACATGAAGTTCTTATGAACAATTTGACTATTAGCTTTAGCAAAGCCAATTTGGTACAGGAAAATCAACAATTGTAAATTAATGAAAGATACTCCACACTTCACTTGACGTAGACTCTTATTAAATTTGACATTGAAACAATATTATATGGTTTCTCTTAAACTCGTCTCAGAAAAATCAGTTAGCCCTTCTACAGTTCCTTCTGATCTCTCCATTGGTTCCCGTAAGGGGGGTGATATTACCCATCTTCACCATGGCAGCAATAAAATCCGAGAAAAACGTAGCAGAATTGGTACTGTAGGTCCTGACTAGTGCATCTTGAGATCCACTGTTGAAGAGCTCCTGATCTGAATGAAGAAGCCCGCGTCGAGTCAAAAGGTTTTGGTAATAGGCATTGTCAAACCGGATGGGAGTCTGCACATCAAGAGGAGCCAAGTTTAGATCGCCATTCCCGGAAGTAGAGGGGCATGTGGTCCGTCGGGTGGTGGCAAAGGTGGCATTAATGTTGGCATCATTGTAGATCCGGTTTCGGAAAAAGCGGCATTGAGTTTGGCCAATTGTGTGAGCACCGGAGAGCGCAGTCAAGTCTCGGGCATTTAGGCCTTTGACTTGGAACATGGAGAGCAGGGTTGCGAGGCTAGAGCCCGGTCCGGGAAGATCAGAATTAGCTCCACTAAAGTTGGCTACCCTTGAATCCCTCCTCCCCAATGGCACTGCCCATGTTGGTCCTCCTAACTGCAAAAAGTAGACCATGTACAAATTTCAGTCATGAAGCGCGTAAGCATCTAATCTTTTCTAGACCTTTAAACATGCACCCTTCCAGGTGCGTACACAACCTTTTAatctcattatatatatatatatatatatatatatatatatatatataagtagtgtGTTAATATGGAACAGAGAAAATATTTAATGTTGTAGCACAATTAGTTTTTAGTGTTACAAACCGCGACAATCCCATCTCGAGTAGCGAGGGCTAGTATGTCAGCACAAGATACAGTAGCTCTGCAAGCAGCCTCAACTCGACTTTTGATGGTGTCTATGACATCAAAGCCCCTAGCAGAGTTGGCGTTTGCGCCTGCACTCTTTTCACTTTGCATGGTGGTTGTGCCGTCCAATAGAACTGATCCATCGCAGCCCtataaaatataaaacacataAATGGTGAATATATATAGCAATTAACTTTTTATTTATTACTCAAAATAATGTATAAACATTTAATCCATATCATATTGAGGTGGATGTGTAGTGATTATTAATACTAAATACTCTCCAGCATATGTAAACCTTCCCCGTAAAACTTCTAAAGAATCGAGGATTATTAGTACTAGAATTTCAGCACTAGTCAACCCTTGCATGCATCTTAATGGAGAACTGGTCTCTCCCCTGCTCTTCCATTTTTATACCAGAGGGATGCTTGTACTGATAAAAAGCAGGGGAACCTCCAGAAACTTTTTCTATTAGATTAAACTTGCATGTTTGTCAAGCTAGCCATAACCAATTAATTAACTCAATCACTGAAGAGATTCTTAATTGATTGTCCATCCAATCTATTTAAAAAGTATTAACATTGTTTCACAACGTTAAACCTTTAGGTGAATTGAATTTTTGACATGGTATCATATATTGTCTCTACAAAGGTTTAGAACTCACACCTTGCtgactaatgaaaattaaaattacttaACCAAGATAATAATACATAGGCTTGTATACACAAATTATTCCCGTCATCAAGTTAAATGAGTTTTTGATTGCGAGAATGCGTTGgagaaatattaaaattatttgttTAACGTAATAAGTTTAAACTTCTACTCAATATTTAATACCTTCCAATGGAATGGATTaggaatttaataaaataaaaaattatatgataaatatatgtaaaatcgTAAAGCCTAATTCTATTTCATtaataaatatatgtaaaatcgtaaaacctaatTCTATTTCATTCTTCCATATATACCAAACAAATCATTAGGTGTGATTGTGAGTCATGACAATATGGGGTAATAATTGCAATAGAACTAAGTGTCATCCTATAAAAACTTCTAATGAGAAATATAATGCTTATAATGGTGGGACCATTAATTCCTCCATATGAGATTTAGTTAGCAACCCACGCCACCAATGACAAGATATAATCCTAGTGCCCCAACACACTAGCCAGTCTTGGATCTAGGAAGCTCTTATTTGTATTCAAGTGGTAAAAAGGATGTGACATTCTATGAGCAGCAGGCTAAAAGTATCACTTGGGAGTAAGACTAATGAAGTTGCTAGATGAAGGATAAGAAAGAGAATTATTGGTGCATGAGATGGAGTTGGTAAGTACTATATATACGTACATTAACAAAGCAGTCATGGAAGAAGAGGCGGAGGATGGAAGCGGCCATGCGTGGCTCACTATTCACAGCTTGTTGCGTTGCAGCACGTACAATACTTAGAAGATTAGGGCAAGTGTTTGCGTAGAATTGGGGTGAGAGCTGCGCATTGGCATGGAAAGCAAGCAGAGCAGTGATCACAATGGACAGTGTAGCAAAACGGAGACTGATGGAGGAGGCCATTGCCTTTAAAACTGAAAGCTAAAGCTTTTAGGCTTTCTGATTTTTGTGATGTTAAAGCTGCTAGCatgccctctatttataggcttactATAgcttatgagagagagagagagagagagagagagagagagagggggaga
This region includes:
- the LOC131149662 gene encoding peroxidase P7-like, with product MASSISLRFATLSIVITALLAFHANAQLSPQFYANTCPNLLSIVRAATQQAVNSEPRMAASILRLFFHDCFVNGCDGSVLLDGTTTMQSEKSAGANANSARGFDVIDTIKSRVEAACRATVSCADILALATRDGIVALGGPTWAVPLGRRDSRVANFSGANSDLPGPGSSLATLLSMFQVKGLNARDLTALSGAHTIGQTQCRFFRNRIYNDANINATFATTRRTTCPSTSGNGDLNLAPLDVQTPIRFDNAYYQNLLTRRGLLHSDQELFNSGSQDALVRTYSTNSATFFSDFIAAMVKMGNITPLTGTNGEIRRNCRRAN